The sequence below is a genomic window from Herpetosiphon gulosus.
AATCGGGCAACTCGGATGCTACGCCAATTATTGTCAGACAAGAATTACGATTCCGATTACGACAACCTCAGGCCTGCATATTATCGCCACCGAGGGAGGATCACAGCTAAGCATCGATGTACAACAGGAACGCTTGATCCAGAAAGTTATGTTTTTACCAATAGTAGCTCATGGCTCGCCAGAATAAGCGGCTAACGTTGCAATCTATCCAGTTTTGCTAGTTCAGGGTTGAATCGAGCTGCTAGCGATAATCAATGATTTCGATATACTCAAAAGCTGCATCAAAAAAAGGACTGCAACGCTTGGATCGAATTGGCAATCCGTGAGCCTCAATTCAATCTAAGCGTTGCGAAGTTTTGCTAAAATCCGAGTATCATAAGGCACGGGCAGCAATTTAGTGGGAGCAAACCCATGTTTATGCAAAAATTCCGTGCGGCAGCGATCAGTAATCGTTCAACCTTGTGTATTGGGCTTGACCCCGATTTGGCGCGTTTGCCGGAACATTTACCCCGTGATGCCGCTGGAATTGTCCAGTTCAACCAAGCAATTATTGATGCAACCAGCGATTTAGTTTGTGCTTATAAACCAAATATTGCCTTTTACGAAGCCTTGGGCAGTGCTGGCTGGCAAGCGTTAAAACAAACCATCGCCAGCATTCCTAGCCATATTCCAGTCTTGCTTGATGCCAAACGTGGTGATATTGGCTCAACCGCCCAAGCTTATGCCAGTGCAGCATTCGATGAGCTAGGCGTTGATGCGATTACGCTTAGCCCGTATATGGGCTACGATTCGCTGCAACCATTTTTGGAGCGAGCCGATAAAGCCTGTTTCATTTTATGTCGCACATCTAACCCTGGTGGCGATGATGTGCAAAATCTAATGTTAGCTAACGGCGAACCACTCTTTTTAAAAATTGCCGAATTAGTGGCTGAACGTTGGAATAGTAACCACAATTGTGGGCTAGTGGTTGGAGCAACCTATCCCGCTGAAATTGCTACAATTCATCAGCGTTACCCACAGTTGCCATTGTTGGTGCCTGGGGTTGGCAGCCAAGGCGGCGCTATTGAGGAAGTGCAGGCAGCGGCAGGCGATCAGGCCATTATCAATGTTTCGCGCTCGGTGTTGTATGCTAATGGTGGTAGTAGCTTCGCTGAAGCTGCCCGCAAGGTAGCCCAAGCCTTTTTAGTGCCTAAACAAGCCTTAAATCACCCGTAGTAGGGATGCCTTTTGGCTAGTGTACTGGCATTGTTCGTGATATAGTAACGCTCAATTCGTTCCTTAGTTGCTAGGAGGTACAACCGATGACGGTTGAAGCGTACTGTGTCAAATGCAAGCAAAAACGCACCGTGGACAATGCTGAAGTAATTCAGATGGAGAATGGGCGACGGGCAGCCAAGGGCAAATGCCCCGAGTGCGGCACCAACTTGACGCGCTTTTTGCCCAGCGAAAAAAAGAAATAACCCACACCCACAGATCGCTCTAGGGTAGGGCAGGCTGTCCTACCCAATTTGGTATTTTTGGAGGAACGAAGCGTGGCTAAAGAGAGTAAAGATTCAATCGAGGTCATGGGCGATAATCGCAAAGCTCGCCATGATTATTTTATTCAAGAGACCTATGAGGCGGGCATCGTCTTACGCGGCACCGAAATTAAGTCAATTCGGCGCGGCCAAGTGCAGTTACGTGGCTCGTATGCACGGGTGCAAAATGGCGAAATTTGGCTCTACGATGCCCATATTGCACCCTATGCCGAAACTGGGGAATTGTTTAACCATGAGCCAATGCGCCCGCGCAAGCTGTTATTGCACCGCCGCGAAATTTTGAAGCTGCACCAAAAATTGGCGACCAAAGGTTTAACTTTAGTGCCTTTAAGAATTTATCTGCGTGGCCGCTTAGCCAAAGTTGAGCTAGGTTTGGCGCAAGGTAAAAAGCTCTACGATAAACGTGATTCGATCGCCGATCGTGATGCTAAACGCCAAATTGAACGCGCCATGAAGAATCGCTATGAATAGTAATGATTGAAGAACGGTTGTTGCGGCATAGCTGATTCAACACTACAAAAACATTCGTAATATTTATGTCAAATAACGATTGTGCTCTGTATATTCCACGCACCCATAATCTGATCCACGAAGCGATACAGAGCACAATCGCAATCACCTCATGATGTTTTCGGGCTTGCTCCATAGCCAAATGTTGCAGATATCTGGTCAATGAGTTGTTGACACTAACAACGAATTATTAGGAATACTGCTCGAGCATTTGAGCTAGATACTGTCGAAATTCTTCAACATAGGTTTGGGGTTCAATAACTTTGAGTTGCGTGCCAAAACTTGCTAAAAATTGAAATCCCTGCCGATTGTGAGGAATTTCCATGGTTGCTAATAACAATTCCGACCCATGGGCTTCAAGCTTACTTCGCCCATAACGTTCGATGATTTGATCTCTAATGCTCGGCGCTATCCATGCCTTAATTGTGACAAATTGTGGGAGATAACACGCTTCGTAGCCTTGCTCTGACCAATCGTCGCGAGGCTGAAACCCCCGTGCTCCCAGCACAATCCGATCGATCCGCGATAATTTAAAACTTCGATATGCCTGGCGATCTAAACAGAAGCCCCGCAAATACCAACTCGATTCGCTAAAATGAAGTGCATAGGCCTCGACCATGCGCTGGGTTACTGCCCCGTCTTTATCGGTATAAGCAAACGAGATCAGTCTTTGCTTTAAAATCGATTCTTGACATGTTTTTAAGGTTTCAAGCAGTTCAGACCGACCTTCCCAAGCATAGAACGACAGGTGGATCGAACGATTCAGCGCCAATTGCCCAACCATTGCCTCGATTTTTTTAATTGTTCTTGCAACTTCTTCAGTCAGGAAGATTTGTTCCAAGCCGCCAAGCGCAGTTAATATATTTTGTAAATCAGCGCTGGTTAAAAGCCGTTTATCAACCTTATATTCTTCCATAATGCCATAGCCGCCTTTGACCCCCTGAACCGCATAGATCGGGATATTGGCTAAACTCAAGGTTTCCATATCGCGCAGGATGGTTCTTTTGGAAACATTGAAGAGCCGTGAAAATTCCTTTGCCGAAACAAGCTCTTTTTTGAGCAAGATCATGATAATTGCAATCAGGCGCTCCACTTTATCCATTATTACTCGCTTTTTTGCTCGATGATTTTGGAATGATGACATTATTATGTCACCTTTTACTCATTATACTCCCGATGTTAGGCATAGAAGGGTTTGATAGTTACCACATACCTGCCGAGCGAATTAAGGACATCATAAGGAGTAAATGCAATGGTTAATCCAAACGATTTTCCTAAACCGACCCTCATTTCCGTTAATGGCGTGGAACTTGAAGTTTTTGAAGCAGGCCAACGCCAAGGCAGAAAACCGATTGTTCTATGTCATGGTTGGCCTGAGCATGCCTTTTCCTGGCGCTATCAAATGGCCGCACTTGCCACAGCAGGCTATCATGTCATCGTGCCAAACCAACGTGGTTATGGCAACTCATCACGTCCAACCGCTGTAACCGCCTACGATATTGAGCATTTGTCGGGCGATCTGATCGCCCTGCTCGATCACTATGGATATGCCGATGCCACCTTTATTGGCCACGATTGGGGGGCAATGGTGGTTTGGGGCTTGACGTTGTTGCATCCCGCCCGGGTCAATAAGCTGATTAACTTGAGCGTGCCTTACATTGAACGGGGAGAAAAACCATGGATCGAGGTCATGGAAGCGATGATGGGCAGCGATTCCTATTTTGTCCACTTCAATCGCCAACCAGGGGTCGCAGATGCTATCTTCGAAGCCAATCGATTGCAGTTCCTGCGTAACATGTATCGGAAGAATGTCCCACCTAGCGAGCCACAGCCAGGTATGCCACTGATCAATCTTGCCAGAGCCGAAACACCACTCGGCGAACCCATTATGAGCGATAACGATCTAGCCGTTTTTGTCTCGGCATTCGAATCGTCTGGCTTTACGGGTGGTCTCAATTGGTATCGAAATCTTGACCGCAACTGGCACTTGTTGGCAGCGGTCAACCCAATTATCCACCAGCCGACCCTCATGATGTATGGCGACCGTGATCCAGTTCAAAAGTCTGCAACCCTAACAGCATTTGTGCCCAACGTAGAAGTGGTTAATCTGGATTGTGGTCATTGGATTCAACAAGAAAAGCCAGCAGAAACAAACCAAGCAATGTTAAGCTGGCTGGAAAAGCAGGATCGCAGGCTAGAGCTGGAACGTTAGCGAACGCCACCCAATTAATCTAGGATAAAACAAAAACCCCTTGCTCTAACTCAGCAAGGGGTCAAGGACTGGGAGATCGAGTCAGATTATTGCGTTTGAATCAATACTCCCGTCAAGCCATTCATCGCCGCCCCAATCGTAAGATTAAAGGTATGGCTATCGTTCACTGCTTGTAGCATTGTCCCTTCAGCATTTTCATAGATGCTGCTCACCGTATAGCCTTGGTTAGCAAGCTCTGTTTTATAGAAAGCGACGACATCGGCGATTGGCATACTTGTGCTATAGCTCATCAAGCTCTCGTCCATCAGCAAATTTTGGGCATCATCTAGTTTTGGCAAGCCGCCCATCACTGTATCATTCACTTGAGTACAGCTTGCTGGCACAGCAAATGGGGCAATTTGATCGATCTGATCAAGCTCAATTGTGGTTTCAGTGATTATGCTGTTGCCTTCAGACGAGATATCCATACTCGAAGTGGATTTGATCAAGATGCCTTCAGGCGTAAGCCAAAAATCGCCTTTGATGATCATGCCAGCCATATCGCTCTCAACTTGATAATGAGCCGCCGTCATGCCGTT
It includes:
- the smpB gene encoding SsrA-binding protein SmpB — protein: MAKESKDSIEVMGDNRKARHDYFIQETYEAGIVLRGTEIKSIRRGQVQLRGSYARVQNGEIWLYDAHIAPYAETGELFNHEPMRPRKLLLHRREILKLHQKLATKGLTLVPLRIYLRGRLAKVELGLAQGKKLYDKRDSIADRDAKRQIERAMKNRYE
- the pyrF gene encoding orotidine-5'-phosphate decarboxylase — translated: MFMQKFRAAAISNRSTLCIGLDPDLARLPEHLPRDAAGIVQFNQAIIDATSDLVCAYKPNIAFYEALGSAGWQALKQTIASIPSHIPVLLDAKRGDIGSTAQAYASAAFDELGVDAITLSPYMGYDSLQPFLERADKACFILCRTSNPGGDDVQNLMLANGEPLFLKIAELVAERWNSNHNCGLVVGATYPAEIATIHQRYPQLPLLVPGVGSQGGAIEEVQAAAGDQAIINVSRSVLYANGGSSFAEAARKVAQAFLVPKQALNHP
- a CDS encoding DUF5679 domain-containing protein; this encodes MTVEAYCVKCKQKRTVDNAEVIQMENGRRAAKGKCPECGTNLTRFLPSEKKK
- a CDS encoding YafY family protein gives rise to the protein MDKVERLIAIIMILLKKELVSAKEFSRLFNVSKRTILRDMETLSLANIPIYAVQGVKGGYGIMEEYKVDKRLLTSADLQNILTALGGLEQIFLTEEVARTIKKIEAMVGQLALNRSIHLSFYAWEGRSELLETLKTCQESILKQRLISFAYTDKDGAVTQRMVEAYALHFSESSWYLRGFCLDRQAYRSFKLSRIDRIVLGARGFQPRDDWSEQGYEACYLPQFVTIKAWIAPSIRDQIIERYGRSKLEAHGSELLLATMEIPHNRQGFQFLASFGTQLKVIEPQTYVEEFRQYLAQMLEQYS
- a CDS encoding alpha/beta hydrolase produces the protein MVNPNDFPKPTLISVNGVELEVFEAGQRQGRKPIVLCHGWPEHAFSWRYQMAALATAGYHVIVPNQRGYGNSSRPTAVTAYDIEHLSGDLIALLDHYGYADATFIGHDWGAMVVWGLTLLHPARVNKLINLSVPYIERGEKPWIEVMEAMMGSDSYFVHFNRQPGVADAIFEANRLQFLRNMYRKNVPPSEPQPGMPLINLARAETPLGEPIMSDNDLAVFVSAFESSGFTGGLNWYRNLDRNWHLLAAVNPIIHQPTLMMYGDRDPVQKSATLTAFVPNVEVVNLDCGHWIQQEKPAETNQAMLSWLEKQDRRLELER